In Fimbriimonadaceae bacterium, the genomic window TGGCTCAGCCGGACGGTCGTGCTGCGAGAACAACCCGGCAATCCGGGCCAGTATCTTCGTATTCCAGCCAACATCATCCGTTTTCTTGATCACGCGGAAGCGTCGCAAAACGTCATCCTACAGGCGGGCGACATCGTCTTCGTGCCAAAGACCCGAACCCCGGACTGGAACCAGCTGGCGACGATCTTCAACACGATCTTCTTCGCTGACCGCTTTATCCAGGACAACGCGCTCGGCATTCGAATCTTCCGCTAGTCCGACGCCTCCGGCATCCTGCTGGCAGATCGAGGGCTTGGCTATCGCGGCTTGGACGCGGACCAAATCTCTTCGCTGGGCCAGCGGCGAGACCAGTCCTGCGTGATGTAGTCGAACCGCATCTCCTGATCGGCCGCTGGCGCACGCAGGCAGATTAGGTTCTCGATGACCATGCCCTGCCGACGCAGGAGCTGGATCATCCGGTCGTACGAGAGATGAAACTCGACGCTCTCCGCGTCGAACTGAAACCGCTTGTCTCCGAACCAATCCCGAACCAGGACGTCCGTTGCGACCCCCGTATCGGGGCTGCAAAGCATCGAAAGGAATCCGTTGACGAGGAAGATCAGCTTCCCCCCTGGCCGCAAGAGGCGCACGGCCTCGGGGATCCACAGATCCGGATCGCACCAAATCGAGGCACCATACTCGCTGAACACCACGTCGAAGCTCCCGGATACGAGGGGCACGTGCTCAGCCGATGCCTCGATGAGGGGAAAGGCGATCCCAAATTCTCCTTGAAAAGCTCTGGCCCTTTCTAGCTGCGCCGGTGTGATGTCCAAACCGACCGGCCTTGCCCCGAGCTTTGCGAACCACGCGGAGAAGTAGGCCGTACCGCAGCCAAGCTCAAGCACGTCCTTGCCGCGAAACCAAGAGGGGTCCCCCAACGCTTGAATGTCTTCTTCGGGCAGGTTCCAGATTCCCCAAGTGATCGCGTCACTCGCCCAACAGCGGCGGCCCGGCTCTTCGAAGTCCTTGCTCCAGCTTGTCCAGGCCTCGCGGTTCTTTCTTGCGTGGTCGGAAAGCTCCACTCCTTGAGGTTACCGGTGCACCGCCGCGCGTTGGTGCAAAATGGTTGGACGACATGGCCAAAACGCAGGGCATCCTGAAGCCGCGCGGACTCGGAAAGACTTCGCGAACCGATGCTTGGTGGGCACAGCCGGCGGTCACCTTCGCCGTGCTCACCCTATTCATCGTTTACGCGACCTGGGCGGCTTTTCAAGGCGCGAACTACTCGCACGGAAACTACTTATCGCCGTTCTATTCGCCGGAGATTTTTGGCAACTCGCCGCACTCCTGGTTCGGCCCGAAACCCGAGTGGTGGCCGAGCTGGCTGCCCTTCTCGCCGGCGCTGCTCATCCTTCCGTTCCCCGCACTGTTTCGGTTCACGTGCTACTACTATCGCGGCGCCTACTACAAGGCGTTTTGGGCGGATCCGCCGAACTGCGCGGTGAGCGAGCCTCGCAAAGGCTACACCGGCGAAAACGGCCTTCCCTTGATCCTGCAGAATGTCCATCGCTATTTCATGTACTTCGCCATTCTCTTTCTGCTTGCGCTCTGGCACGACGCCTATAAGGGGTTCTTCTTCCCGATCGGGGAAATGGGTCGCTACGAGCCGGCCGGCCTTGGGCCGCTTCCCAACCAGCCGGTACAGTTCGGCGTCGGACTCGGCACACTGGTGCTGCTTTTCAATACGGTGATGCTGACCCTCTACACCCTTTCCTGCCATTCGTTCCGGCACATGATCGGTGGCCGCATCGACTGCCTCTCCAAAAAACCGACGAAGCTGGCATGCTACTCCTGCGTGACCGGACTTAACAAGCGCCACATGCTGTTCGCCTGGATTAGCCTCTTCGGGGTTATGGGAGCCGATCTTTACGTCAGGCTTTGCGCCATGGGCATCGTCCACGACTTGAGGTTCTTCTGATGACGGCATTCCGAACCTTCACGTACGACGTGATCGTCGTCGGCGCGGGCGGGGCCGGTCTCCGCGCTGCCATCGAAGCTTCAGCAGCCGGCGTCAAGGTCGGCGTCATCTGCAAGTCTCTGCTCGGAAAGGCCCATACCGTGATGGCGGAAGGCGGAGTCGCAGCTGCGATCGGCAACGTGGATGACCGCGATAACTGGAAAGTCCACTTCAGCGATACCATGCGGGGCGGGCAGTATCTGAACAACCCCCACATGGCGGAGATCCATGCCAAAGAGGCGCCGGCGCGCGTCCTCGAGCTGGAAGCCTGGGGGGCGCTCTTCGACCGCACCAAAGACGGCAGAATTCTGCAGCGAAACTTTGGCGGCCACAAGTATCCGCGCCTGGCCCATGTCGGCGACCGTACGGGCCTTGAAATGATCCGCACGCTCCAGGACCACGGCATTCACCAGGGAATCGACTTCCACATGGAGTGCACGGTCACCAGCTTGCTCGTCTCCAATGGTGCGGTTTGCGGAGCGTTCGGTTACTTTCGCGAGCATGGACAGTTCGCAGTGTTTCGGGCCAAGGCGATCGTGCTCGCGACCGGCGGCATCGGCAAGGCCTTTGCCATCACCTCCAACTCGTGGGAATACACGGCGGACGGGCATGCCCTCGCCTACCATGCCGGCGCCGAGCTGATGGATATGGAGTTCGTCCAATTCCATCCGACGGGCATGGTGTGGCCACCCTCGGTGCGCGGCATCCTGGTTACGGAGGGCGTGCGCGGGGAAGGCGGCGTCCTGCGCAACAAGGACGGCAAGCGGTTCATGTTCGACGACATTCCCGAGAACTATCGCAACCAGACCGCCAAAGACGAGGACGAGGGCTGGCGGTATGTCACCGGCGACAAGAACGCCAATCGCCCACCGGAGCTTCTCACCCGCGACCATGTCGCTCGCTGTATCAATCGGGAGGTCAAAGAAGGTCGTGGCTCGCCCCATGGCGGCGTGTTCCTCGACATTTCATGGATCAAGGCCAAGGTCCCCAACGGCGAGGAGCACATCAAGCGGAAGCTGCCGGGGATGTACCACCAGTTCAAGGAGCTGGCTGGCGTCGATATCACGAAGGAACCGATGGAGGTCGGACCGACCTGCCATTACATCATGGGTGGCGTTCGCGTCGATCCCTTCACCCAGATGTCGACCGTGCCCGGTCTCTTTGCTGCCGGCGAATGCGCGGCGGGCCTCCATGGCGCGAATCGTCTGGGGGGCAACTCGCTTTCCGACCTCCTGGTGTTCGGCAAGCGAGCGGGCGAGCATGCCGCGGCTTTCGCCAAGTCAGACTCGACGCCGGTCGACGAATCGGAGATTCAGCATCAAATCGCCTCGGCAGCCGGCGAGGCCGAGTCGCCCTTCGGCCGTCCCGCCTCGGACGACAACGCGTTCAAGGTTCAGCGGGACCTGCAACAAGTGATGCAGCAACACGTGGGCATCGTCCGGTCGGAAGACGATATGGCCGCCGCGCTGCCGCACTTGGAGACCCTTCGATCGCGAGCGGATGCAGTGCCCGTTGAGGGCAACCGCGACTTCAATCCGGGCTGGCATACCGCACTCGACCTCGGCAATCTCCTCACGATCTCAGAGGCGATTACCCGCTCCGCCCTGTCGCGCAAGGAAAGCCGTGGCGGTCACTTTCGCGAAGACCATCCGGGCAAGAGCGAGGCGGAAGGCAAGGAAAACACCATCGTGGTTCGCGGGTCGAACGGGGAGATGGTCGTGCGCAAGGTCCCCTGCGTCGAGCAGACCGACGAGCAGAAGGCGGTCATCCAGGAAATGGGCTAGCGCCTTTACATGGCCCAGTTCGAGAAATCCGCTGCCGCAGTGCGCTTCGTGATCTCGCGGAGCACGTCCAGGTCCACGTGCTCGAACTTCCGGAAGTTGATGCAGCTGCGACCGATATCCGCCTTCGGCAGCTTGTCGGCGTAGGCCTCGGCAAGGTTCTTACCGTCGATCACCGCGCAGGTGGCGAACATGATCGAGTTCTTATTGCTCGAGACGGCGATCTTGAACCACTCGCCTTCGCAAGCCTTGCTTTTCCCCTTGTAATGGAACTTCCCGAATCCGATTTTGCCGGCGACCATCCAGGGCTCGAGGTCGGGCGCGGTCTTCCGAACGAGGTCGTAAAGCTCCTGGATCTGTGATCGCCTCGGCTCCTCAAGCTGGGCGATGTACTCCTCGGGCGTCGTGGCAGTGGCAGTGGGCATGCCCGAAATTTACCACCCAACAAAGCCCGAGTTATCTCAGCGGCGGTTGCCCTGCTGCAGTTCCGTGGCCAGCCGCTCCAAACCCGGCGCAATCCCTTCGAAGGGCTTGAGCACCGCCAGGAGAATCGCCACCAGCACCGTCGCTCCGATCACGGTGCCGAGACCCGAGGCGAGGCCGTTGCGAAGTGGAATCCTCCAGTCGCGGCTGATCCGGATCTGCTCGCGCAGCAGGCTGTTGGTCGTGCGAAGCTCATCCAGCATTCTCTCGATTTCGCTGGTCGATTGCGGCTGTTCCATGGTTATCGTCTGTAACGACGATTTCCCCGTCCGAAAATCGGTGGCCCCGCCGTCGATTCTAATGTACGCTGGCCCCAATGACCGAACAAACCTACACGCTTGGCACCCACGACGAGGAGATCGACCGGCTGGGCTTGCAGCACCGCGTGTGGAGAGCCTGCGCGGCCGAGTGCTGGAGCCACGTCGGCATCGACAGGGGCTGGAAGGTCATGGATATCGGCGCCGGCCCCGGATTTGTCACGACCGACCTCGCCGAGCTGGTCGACCGAGGCGGTAAGGTCGCCGCGTTCGAGCGATCCGCCCGGTTCGTCGACGTCGGCCGAGCCCGTTGCGCCGCCCTCGGCCTCGCTAACGTGGACTATCACCGCATCGACCTGGTCGAGGATAAGTTCCCGGTCCGCGATTACGATGCCGCCTGGTGCCGCTGGGTCATGTCCTTCGTCTCCGACCCCAAACTCGTGATCGAGAAGGTCCATGCGGCGCTGCGCCCGGGCGGCCGATTCGCCCTCCACGAGTATCTCGACTACTGCTCGTGGAAGCTCTACCCGCACGGGGAGTCGGTCGACCGCTTCGTCGACGTGACGATCGAGACCTGGCGCGCAAACGGCGGCGAGCCGAACATCGCCCAGACCCTGCCGAACCTTCTCGTCGAGGCCGGATTCCGTATCCTGCGAGCTCATCCCATCGTGTTCACCATGCGCCCGGGAACCTACGTTTGGAACTGGCCGGCCGCCTTCATCGCCAACCAAGGCCACCGCACGGTCGAATCAGGGCACATGACGCCCGCGGATCTGGAGCGCGTGAACGCCGAAATGCGCGCAGCCGAACGCGATCCAAACGCCTACATGATCTCCCCGATCGTCCTCGAGCTCATCGCCGAGCGCGATTAGCATCGAAGGCGAAGCAACCCCGGGAACTGGGACCCTGGATCGGTTGCCAAGCAGCATCGGTATCATCCCGGCATCCCCGGAAGTGGGCACTCTCACCATCTGGTACGCAAGATGGACCGAGAGTAGATCAGCTTCCACCTATTTAATTCGATCTCTCCACTAGTTGACGTCAGCGACTACCTCTGGCTTAATCACAGTAGCCCTACTAAGTGGAGTTGCCAAAGTTGTCTTCAAATTGGCATCCGTGTATGTCTAGAAGGTATATGCTACCTTGCTATTGGTTACCGCTGACCCTTCCTAGGTACATGATGCTACTAGCTAGGTTGACGGCAGTGAGCTATTGCTTGCTGCGGATCAATGGTGGTATAAATAGAATGGGACGTAGTTTGCAGGAAGTGGGAAGATGGCGCAGAGCGATATCCTTTCGCAGAGGCGGTGGCTCGACAAGCTGGACGAGTTCATCCAGCACTGGACGGATGCGAATTCATCGCTCGCTCCTGGGAGCCTCGTGCTTTCCGGTGGATACGCCCTGGCGAATCTGGTCGCCGACCGGGCGGCTTTGGCGCTCGCCTTGGACGATGTGGTCGGTCGCCACAATGTCTGGACGGTCGCCATCGAGAATCGCAACCTGCGGCAGCGGTCGGTGGCGACGAGATTCAAACAGTTTGGACAGGCCGTGCGCGCATACCTGGGCGGGACCCGCTATGAGGACGCGATCCCGCGCACGCCTCGCCCGAGCGATCCGGATGGGCGCTGGCGGGTGGCCATGCAGAGCCTGCGCGACCTTTGGACGACCATCAACTTGAACACACCGCCGGTGCCCGGCTTCACCCCGCCGCTCACCCTCGCGGGCGGGTACTCCGTGCTGCTGTTTCAGGGCGAGCAGTCGCAGGTCAACACGGCGATGGACGACGTCGGCAAGGCCCGTCAGCCGCTGCGCATCGCCCGCACGGCAAGGGACGACCAGTTTGCCGCGATCTATGCGCGCCTCAAGCAGTACCGGCTGGCGGTGCAGGCGCTGTTTCCGCCCGACTCGCCCGTGCTGCTCGCCCTGCCCCGGCTTTGGAACCCTCGCAAGCGCGTACGCCGGGCCCTGGAGGTCGTCGATCCGCCCGCCAACCCGGACGACGAACCTTAGCGCGGCTCGCGGTGGCCCTGGCTTCCGATGTAAGATAGCAGCGTGGCGAAGGCCTCGTTCGAAATCTGGCGTGGGACCGCCAAGGATGGCGGATTCCGTACCTATCAGACCGACGTTAGCGAGGGGATGGTCATCCTCGACGTCGTGCACAACATCCAAGCCGAATCGGCGACGGACCTGGCCTGCCGCTGGAACTGCAAGGCGGGAAAATGCGGCTCGTGCTCGGCGGAGATCGACGGCCAGCCGCGGCTGATGTGCATGACCCGGCTGAGCGATTACGAC contains:
- the menG_2 gene encoding 2-phytyl-1,4-naphtoquinone methyltransferase: MTEQTYTLGTHDEEIDRLGLQHRVWRACAAECWSHVGIDRGWKVMDIGAGPGFVTTDLAELVDRGGKVAAFERSARFVDVGRARCAALGLANVDYHRIDLVEDKFPVRDYDAAWCRWVMSFVSDPKLVIEKVHAALRPGGRFALHEYLDYCSWKLYPHGESVDRFVDVTIETWRANGGEPNIAQTLPNLLVEAGFRILRAHPIVFTMRPGTYVWNWPAAFIANQGHRTVESGHMTPADLERVNAEMRAAERDPNAYMISPIVLELIAERD
- the ubiE_2 gene encoding Ubiquinone/menaquinone biosynthesis C-methyltransferase UbiE, translated to MELSDHARKNREAWTSWSKDFEEPGRRCWASDAITWGIWNLPEEDIQALGDPSWFRGKDVLELGCGTAYFSAWFAKLGARPVGLDITPAQLERARAFQGEFGIAFPLIEASAEHVPLVSGSFDVVFSEYGASIWCDPDLWIPEAVRLLRPGGKLIFLVNGFLSMLCSPDTGVATDVLVRDWFGDKRFQFDAESVEFHLSYDRMIQLLRRQGMVIENLICLRAPAADQEMRFDYITQDWSRRWPSEEIWSASKPR
- the sdhA gene encoding Succinate dehydrogenase flavoprotein subunit, which encodes MTAFRTFTYDVIVVGAGGAGLRAAIEASAAGVKVGVICKSLLGKAHTVMAEGGVAAAIGNVDDRDNWKVHFSDTMRGGQYLNNPHMAEIHAKEAPARVLELEAWGALFDRTKDGRILQRNFGGHKYPRLAHVGDRTGLEMIRTLQDHGIHQGIDFHMECTVTSLLVSNGAVCGAFGYFREHGQFAVFRAKAIVLATGGIGKAFAITSNSWEYTADGHALAYHAGAELMDMEFVQFHPTGMVWPPSVRGILVTEGVRGEGGVLRNKDGKRFMFDDIPENYRNQTAKDEDEGWRYVTGDKNANRPPELLTRDHVARCINREVKEGRGSPHGGVFLDISWIKAKVPNGEEHIKRKLPGMYHQFKELAGVDITKEPMEVGPTCHYIMGGVRVDPFTQMSTVPGLFAAGECAAGLHGANRLGGNSLSDLLVFGKRAGEHAAAFAKSDSTPVDESEIQHQIASAAGEAESPFGRPASDDNAFKVQRDLQQVMQQHVGIVRSEDDMAAALPHLETLRSRADAVPVEGNRDFNPGWHTALDLGNLLTISEAITRSALSRKESRGGHFREDHPGKSEAEGKENTIVVRGSNGEMVVRKVPCVEQTDEQKAVIQEMG